Within Topomyia yanbarensis strain Yona2022 chromosome 2, ASM3024719v1, whole genome shotgun sequence, the genomic segment TGCTTTTAATGCGCACATGAAGCTTTCCTCTACCTCATTAGCTTCATAATGCAACTTTGATAATTCCAAAAGGCACTCACAGTCAGTATCGTGCTGTTTTAATATCTCCAGCGCTTTTGTTGGGTGTCCTTCAGCCTTAAAGCGAAGCGCTTCTAAGTAATCGAATTGAGCAGAGGGCACAGTCAATGCTGTTAGCTTAGAgaacatttcatttattttctcCATATCACCACGCGCTAATTGCAACTTGATGCTATAAAACAACGTTCGAAAGTCTTCGTGTTTATTCAATAGCTCCGAACTGTACAGTGAAGCTTCCTGAAGCTTTTCAGCACTACCATCTTCGATTAGAGCTATATAATAATGTATATTGACAACCTTGAGCTGCCTATAGATGTTTTCAGCAAGCCCATATGCTTTTCGGATGCTATATATTTCTGCAAGCACATTAAGGCAAATGCCCCAATTTGGCTGAATTGCGTCAGTTTTTTGAAGTATTTCCTCTGCTTCCTGCATTTCTCCTCTTTCATAGTGCAGAATACCTCTGGCAACTAAGGCTAAAGCTGATTTTGGGTTTATCTGAATTGCTGTATTCAAGTATTTTTCCAAAGGGGCTGGCAACAATTTAACTATTTCCTGTTGATCAAGGAGCTGCTCTGCATATGTTTTGCAGATCCATTCCAGGGGATAGATGTCATTTTGGAAACGCTCGTGCATGATACATGCTTTGACAATTAGCTTGTCGTAGATTTTCAGACGATATAGAAGTTTTAGGTAACGCTTGAAATTTTCGTTCAGAAATGGATCTTCGATATTTTTTGTCTCGTTCTCTAGACAGCGCTCCGCCAACAATTCGTACTTGTTTTCCAATGTTGGATCTTTAAGAATTTTCGAAAGGCAATTGAAAGCAGAGCTTATTCGGTTTTCAAAAGTTGtctcaatttttgtttcattttcgaGAATGTTTATGATTTTGTCTATTTGGACTCCACTGTTGGCAGCGCCTAATAGTTTGGCGTGAAGGTCCGAgtatttttctctgaaaaaataGACTGTTCAATAAGGGATAACAACACTAAAGAATGAGGTGCTCACGGTGTTAGTTGAAGTAGTCGTTCACATACATCCGGTAACTCTTTACTACTGACACAATTAATCAATCCCTGAAGCGGAACAGTTGGATCGCTACTGTACGTGAGAGCTTGTTTCAGATAATTAGCAGCTTCTGTTTTATCTGTGTCCTGATAGCAAGCACCCATCAGTAGCAAGGCCATGTAGTTTTGTTTATCTTCTTTCAGGATTTTCtagtataaaaataaatttaaatacgGGGATTTTCtaatttactataaaaatttaaaatgcacCGGTCATTTTATACATACAGTATTTTATGTATAGCTTGAACCAGAACCAATTCAGATACAGGGTGACGATTTTAGTAAAAAAGCTCATGAATTTTCGTTCAATAGATTTAATATTTCAGCATATTGCAACTTTACTTGGCCTGATAAAAGGCCAAACCACCAGGGATATACGATACCTAGTTCTTTGAGTACTCACATTGCATAGTTTAATGGCTTCGGAAAACTTTTTGTTCTTTACTGCTTCACGAGCTTCTTTAAGCACTGCTTTTACTTCCTTAGACATATTAAAATGAAttgattttttgtaaatcgtaAGTACAAAAGTACACAAAATATATagcaaaatatgcaaaacaaATACTTTAGGACACAATCTCTGTCGAGATACGAGAAATACAGGCCGGCTGTCAAAACTTATCGCATATTTTGTTTAGAGTCCTATTTTGTGAGTATCgtccagcgatgccagatttacagacatgtctgtattttacagacttttgatggtctcctacagacgtaatcagaaatctacagacttttaaaagagtaacagtgtttaacaaaattgcactagaataaTTTGATCCGAATTCATTTACAATAGTTTACTAATTTCAAGCTATTTTTAAAGTAACAACCTAGTGTAAAtgggatttacacaaccatctacagacttttacagacattttaattattcttctacagacatttcacaaaaacatgtggcatcgctggtaTCGTCGAGATTAAAGACGATACACCCCAGTCAGAAAaaggcggacgaacatggtcagcgATTTAAATACTTTGATTAACTCAACCCGGCTGTGTTAATAgcgatctttaggggtgtgcgggttaaggcatattctgatgcagattagtaccgtgagttaatatctcagtcctttttcaattttttggcccgaacctattgaaaaaaacattttttagtttgtttccttttaggacaataacacatccaaacccatgagacttgcacgactctataggttgccttatcagatctaccatagtttgcagattaaacttgggatggcaggctgctagcggattgataaagtaccagatcatgctgtgtggggtgctgtcccggttaacaatgaggcgaacgagatattagcagatacgtcatttagtaggacaactgtcagtttgctggttgaatttaatttggttttttaaatttaaaaatcataaaataataattaaggcttaagaatgatatgagtgtattcgtaaggacacccgctaccaatacatatgaaaaactggcacaatttttcgaaattaaagatccctattgggtcattaaacgaagaaaaaaaattcttttattttataaatcgATAGAACTCTCGACaaaatatgattacggcttaaaagccaactgtcaaaattctctttgaaaggaaattccagtAACTACTAACTCTTTTTAGgatccttgataaaggtggaataaatccaTCGAAACGTTGAAAGTTaaaacaatattgttgtttccgCTGTCTAATTCACGACTGATAAGTCGAAAATACCCTTTACAAATGACCTCGACAGTCAcgagacattttcaatacaataTTTATTGCTTTATAACTGTTTGTAGGGTAAacgctattgtaaaattctatccggttGGGTATATTTACCAACCTTTGCAGTCTTTATATGTCTTattctcaaaattttaaaaactgtGTCCCAAAGTGGGCCTTTTACCGTAGTTTTAATCTGTGCCAAAAATATGAGTTTCCAAATAATTCAGTGGAcatgtggcaacactgctcaaCATATCGTTTGCTATCGGCGTGTCTTTATGATATACCGTCTTCGCTATATATAAACAACCTCAACACTTCACAACGATTAAAAGCATTTTGGACGATATCTAAATGCGATACAAAAATTGCGCTCAAGTTTTGAATGCATATTCAATGTAAAAATGGACAATGTAATACGGAATAACACAGGATCGCAAGAAAATTTACCGTCGACCAGCTCTGTAGAACCCATATGTAGAGTAAGTACTGTCTGTACGACTTACGTTAATATTATAATCCGTTTTAAATTTCAGAAAGTTTCGCAGATCAGCTGTATAACAGCTCCGAACCGAAAACGTACACATACGGAAAATGACTACCCTGATCATGTGGCGCcgaaaaacaggaaaaaatttATCTACGGTAATTATGATCGTTATTATGGCTATCGGAATATCGAGGAGACACCTAAAGAGGACGTCCGGTTGCAGGCTTTCATTGAACAAAAGCACCTGATTACAGGCAAACGAGTGCTGGATATTGGATGTAACAACGGATCTTTGACAATTTTGATTGCACTGCATTGTCAGCCAACTAGTGTAGTAGGAATTGATATTGATGGAGATTTGATAGGTAAACTAATTAAAAATTTGTTGGGTATATTGATTCCGTTAACTAATCGGTATTCCATCATTTTTCTTTAGGAAGTGCTCGGCGACACTTAACGGCAAAACTCAAGTCGTGTCTGGCAGAAAAAATTGACACAACCCCACTAAAATCCGTTGAGTTTCGACGGGCGAATTACGTCTATCAGGACGAAGAACTGCTGAAAAACGAGAAACCTCAGTTCGACGTAATCTTCTGTCTTTCCGTCACTAAATGGATACATCTAAATTTTGGAGACGCCGCTATTAAGCTAACATTTAGGCGGGTATTTCGACAGCTATGTGATGGTGGTATTTTTGTCCTGGAGGCTCAACCTTGGAGTAGTTATAAACGAAAGAAAAAGTTGACCCCTCAAATATATGAAAACTTCAAGCAGATTCAGTTTCGGCCTGATGAATTCTGTCGATTTCTTATGGGCGACGAGATAGGATTCCGGGAAACGTTCGAATTAAAGACTGCAAGTCATGTAATGAAGGGCTTCAGGAGACCGATTCATATTTTTAGAAAGTAGCGTCGAGAAGGAGAATGTAAGTCATCTGAAtttctgaaatatttaaaaaaaaattgttgaatttGTACAAGTATATTTGAATGCCCGGAAAAGAACTGACATAAATTATGTTCACTTTAATTTTGGTGTACCTGCTATCTCACGTTTCTACTCATCATATAAAGTTGTTCTAGGGGATTCACGCATTTCATACGTGTTGTCGGATTTTTGGTTCAAGTTGAATGGAACAAATTTAAGAGCTTTATGCAAAACTAATGCAATGTGATGAGAAAACTCACCGGATCTTTTTGACTGATTAGggattttctaaaatatta encodes:
- the LOC131683678 gene encoding probable RNA methyltransferase CG1239; the encoded protein is MDNVIRNNTGSQENLPSTSSVEPICRKVSQISCITAPNRKRTHTENDYPDHVAPKNRKKFIYGNYDRYYGYRNIEETPKEDVRLQAFIEQKHLITGKRVLDIGCNNGSLTILIALHCQPTSVVGIDIDGDLIGSARRHLTAKLKSCLAEKIDTTPLKSVEFRRANYVYQDEELLKNEKPQFDVIFCLSVTKWIHLNFGDAAIKLTFRRVFRQLCDGGIFVLEAQPWSSYKRKKKLTPQIYENFKQIQFRPDEFCRFLMGDEIGFRETFELKTASHVMKGFRRPIHIFRK